Proteins encoded together in one Chryseobacterium sp. G0201 window:
- a CDS encoding PRTRC system ThiF family protein, which yields MQFEKPKVHFTDDSLIYPTNPITLNLIGAGGTGSKVLTALMEVNHSLIELGHAGLQVRLWDDDVVTEANQGRQRFAECEVGLPKAVALINRANRWSGTNWKAEVRKFERDSLGRIQENMKSAIYMSCVDNVKSRFEIADILNELKEGRRLYRNQAKYWMDFGNNRYSGQVLLSTVENIKQPNSEKYQTVSHLPYVTEEFGELLLQSETEDDTPSCSLAEALEKQDLFINSALAQMGCSLLWNLFRNGLTENRGFFLNLKNFHSQPIKL from the coding sequence ATACAATTTGAGAAACCAAAAGTCCATTTTACAGATGATAGTTTGATATATCCAACCAATCCCATTACATTAAATCTTATCGGGGCGGGTGGAACAGGTTCAAAAGTATTGACCGCTTTAATGGAAGTGAACCATTCATTGATTGAATTGGGACACGCAGGATTACAGGTACGGTTGTGGGATGATGATGTAGTGACAGAAGCGAATCAAGGCAGACAGCGTTTTGCAGAATGTGAAGTAGGATTACCAAAGGCAGTTGCGCTGATAAATCGGGCAAACCGATGGTCTGGAACGAATTGGAAAGCCGAAGTCAGAAAGTTTGAAAGAGATTCTTTAGGAAGAATTCAAGAGAATATGAAATCAGCAATTTATATGTCGTGTGTTGATAATGTCAAATCACGATTTGAAATTGCTGATATTCTGAATGAATTGAAAGAGGGTAGGAGACTATACAGAAACCAGGCTAAATATTGGATGGATTTTGGAAACAATCGATATTCTGGACAGGTTTTGCTTTCTACAGTTGAGAATATAAAACAACCTAATTCTGAAAAATATCAAACAGTGTCGCATCTTCCTTATGTGACGGAAGAATTTGGAGAACTGCTTTTGCAGTCTGAAACGGAAGACGATACACCAAGTTGCAGTTTAGCGGAAGCATTGGAAAAACAAGATTTGTTTATTAATTCAGCATTGGCACAGATGGGATGTTCTCTATTGTGGAACTTATTTCGCAACGGATTGACTGAAAACAGAGGATTTTTCCTTAATCTGAAAAATTTCCATTCTCAACCCATAAAACTATAA
- a CDS encoding class I SAM-dependent DNA methyltransferase, translating into MDNTKVKNTEFLEDIAKLGFVMEDDCLYLTNKQSSISDPEIQFHIEKANELKVSAVYLRRQITGSYKPQVYLFDFTDRNFEEAEENEIADIQTRIWSSGEAPLACVFYNTEIKIIDCTKHVTKDYKPEYLIKDLQLAGKVNNLYNEQFAIKIKSGIFWEQEELKNKFKFQNSAYDKLIDNIRFVANRLTKEFEDASSEIVNKIIIQAILIKYLEERIDNRGNKLLSKKYFQKYDNASTFNEVLEQKGKFAELLSDLNTDFNGNVFKWEDEEQKQLKALDLSIVADLLATDKTTLGSEQLEIDFPDWRYFEFKLIPVELISRLYEEFLGEDKQEKGLYYTPSHLAKLLVDECIPLKRYKDFDLKSYSILDPACGSGIFLVVGFKRLVQIWRLQNNMKTPNIAILKSILKNIYGVDKEEQAVRLASFSLSLALCNELNPVKIINELRFDDLTEENLIHSDFFECKSIENKKFNLVIGNPPFKTGAISSYSNVWEINNKKTKIPQGQIALKFLSESFSFLKDRGLVCLIIKSSGLLYNSTSNDYKKVLFSNYNAVQILDFTALAEGKSLWDNGARVGSAAIFIKNEKPDFSKNILHLTFRRTKATKERIVFEIDDYDLHFVNRQAAINNQFIWKINLLGGGRIKNLVEKANNCKSFEEFLKENDCVFGEGFKIGSNGNLNPEFIYSLKTLPTEAINENEIIIESLKDIPRNQKFEKIPNELIFKAPNILIKENTGQVKIPIHLNNYDFSFQHKIIGISGSIEVLHQIKETFDNKNELFRFLIFSCSGQVLINLNTALLKKDLMFLPFFDFPLSSFDINTINDVNNYTQDFLRRGENSKAISKIRGDENIKKIIGNYGTEFSRALNTIYEDNNRKFRLSDVIQLENSLIATVFKYDNENTEPNFSKDFSALNIEGLTNNEISAHLSVNRIIKLYPQKDTVVFVKPNQYRYWLSSTAYRDADKCFSDLSNLTKE; encoded by the coding sequence GTGGATAATACTAAAGTTAAAAATACTGAATTTCTAGAAGATATAGCAAAACTTGGTTTTGTTATGGAAGACGATTGTCTGTATTTAACAAATAAACAAAGCTCAATATCTGACCCAGAAATTCAATTTCATATTGAAAAAGCAAATGAGCTCAAGGTTTCCGCAGTTTACCTGCGTAGACAGATTACCGGAAGTTATAAGCCCCAAGTTTATTTGTTTGATTTCACAGACAGAAATTTTGAGGAAGCAGAAGAAAATGAGATAGCTGATATCCAAACACGGATATGGAGTAGTGGAGAAGCTCCTTTGGCTTGTGTGTTTTACAACACCGAAATAAAAATTATTGACTGTACCAAACACGTAACGAAAGATTACAAACCAGAGTATTTAATAAAGGATTTACAATTAGCTGGCAAAGTTAACAATCTATACAACGAGCAATTTGCTATAAAAATTAAAAGTGGTATTTTTTGGGAACAAGAGGAGCTGAAAAATAAATTTAAGTTTCAAAACTCTGCTTACGATAAGTTGATAGATAATATTCGTTTTGTTGCAAATAGGCTAACAAAAGAGTTTGAAGATGCATCTTCTGAAATAGTCAATAAGATTATTATTCAAGCTATTTTAATAAAGTATTTGGAAGAGAGAATTGATAATAGAGGCAATAAATTATTATCAAAAAAATACTTCCAGAAATACGATAATGCATCCACTTTTAATGAAGTATTGGAACAGAAGGGTAAATTTGCTGAGCTCCTTTCAGACTTAAATACAGATTTTAACGGAAATGTATTTAAATGGGAAGATGAGGAACAAAAACAACTTAAGGCATTAGATTTATCAATCGTTGCTGACCTGCTAGCAACAGATAAAACGACTTTGGGTTCCGAACAACTTGAAATAGACTTTCCAGATTGGAGGTATTTCGAGTTTAAGTTGATTCCCGTCGAGCTGATTAGTCGTTTGTATGAGGAATTTTTGGGAGAAGATAAACAAGAAAAAGGCCTCTATTACACACCTTCACATTTAGCCAAATTGTTAGTTGATGAGTGTATTCCGTTAAAAAGATATAAAGATTTTGACTTAAAAAGTTACTCGATCTTAGACCCCGCCTGTGGTTCAGGAATTTTCTTAGTTGTCGGCTTTAAACGATTAGTTCAGATTTGGAGACTTCAAAATAATATGAAGACTCCTAATATTGCTATTTTGAAATCGATATTAAAAAATATTTATGGAGTAGATAAAGAAGAGCAAGCTGTTAGATTAGCTTCTTTTAGTTTAAGTTTAGCTTTATGCAATGAATTAAATCCTGTGAAAATCATCAACGAATTACGATTTGATGATTTAACCGAAGAGAATTTAATTCATTCTGATTTTTTTGAATGCAAATCCATTGAAAACAAAAAATTTAATTTGGTAATTGGTAATCCTCCTTTTAAAACAGGTGCAATTTCAAGCTATTCAAATGTATGGGAAATCAATAATAAAAAAACAAAAATTCCACAAGGACAAATTGCTTTAAAGTTTCTTTCGGAATCATTTAGTTTTTTAAAAGATAGAGGATTGGTTTGTTTGATCATTAAATCATCTGGCTTATTATATAATAGTACTTCCAATGATTACAAGAAAGTTTTGTTTTCAAACTACAATGCAGTTCAAATTTTAGATTTTACTGCCTTAGCTGAAGGTAAATCTCTGTGGGATAATGGAGCAAGAGTCGGTTCGGCAGCTATATTTATCAAAAATGAAAAACCAGATTTTAGTAAAAATATTTTACACTTAACATTTAGAAGGACTAAGGCAACCAAGGAAAGAATTGTTTTCGAAATAGATGATTATGATTTACATTTTGTAAACCGGCAAGCAGCTATTAATAATCAGTTTATTTGGAAAATTAACTTACTCGGAGGTGGAAGAATAAAAAATCTTGTAGAGAAAGCAAATAATTGTAAATCTTTCGAAGAATTTCTTAAGGAAAACGATTGTGTTTTTGGAGAAGGTTTTAAAATAGGTTCAAATGGGAATTTGAATCCTGAATTTATTTACTCGTTAAAAACTCTTCCAACAGAAGCTATAAATGAAAATGAAATAATTATAGAGTCATTAAAGGATATTCCAAGAAATCAAAAATTTGAGAAAATTCCAAACGAATTAATATTTAAAGCTCCTAATATTTTAATCAAAGAAAATACAGGTCAGGTAAAAATTCCAATTCACCTAAACAACTATGATTTTTCTTTCCAACATAAAATTATTGGCATTTCTGGATCAATAGAAGTACTACACCAAATAAAGGAAACATTCGATAATAAAAACGAATTATTCAGATTTTTGATTTTTTCTTGTAGCGGACAGGTGCTTATTAATCTTAATACGGCATTATTGAAAAAAGATTTAATGTTTTTGCCTTTTTTTGATTTTCCTTTATCTTCATTTGATATCAATACAATAAATGATGTCAATAACTATACGCAGGATTTTCTTAGACGCGGTGAAAATTCAAAAGCTATAAGCAAAATTAGAGGAGATGAAAATATTAAAAAAATTATAGGTAATTATGGAACTGAATTTTCACGAGCATTAAATACAATCTATGAAGATAATAATCGTAAATTCAGATTGTCTGATGTTATTCAACTTGAAAACTCATTAATTGCAACTGTCTTCAAGTACGACAACGAAAATACAGAACCGAATTTCAGTAAAGACTTTTCTGCACTAAATATTGAAGGACTTACAAATAACGAAATTTCTGCACATCTCTCCGTAAATAGAATAATAAAATTATATCCTCAAAAAGATACTGTTGTTTTTGTGAAACCTAATCAATACAGGTACTGGCTTTCTTCAACAGCATATCGTGATGCGGATAAATGTTTCTCTGACCTTTCAAATTTGACAAAAGAATGA